In Candidatus Aenigmatarchaeota archaeon, one DNA window encodes the following:
- a CDS encoding DUF86 domain-containing protein — translation MKRNPGLFLNDIVSAIESIEEFIGELTLEELMKDDKTSSAVIRKFEIIGEASKHVPESIKSRHKEIPWKAMSGMRDRLIHAYFGIDYNLVWKAVKIEIPKLNPKLKKALAKMEKE, via the coding sequence ATGAAACGTAACCCTGGATTGTTCTTGAATGATATCGTTTCCGCAATAGAGAGCATTGAAGAGTTTATCGGGGAGTTAACTCTTGAGGAGCTTATGAAAGATGATAAAACTTCAAGCGCAGTCATAAGAAAATTTGAGATAATCGGGGAAGCTTCAAAGCACGTTCCTGAAAGCATAAAATCTAGGCACAAAGAAATTCCATGGAAAGCTATGTCCGGCATGAGAGACCGGCTAATACACGCATATTTTGGGATTGATTATAATCTTGTATGGAAAGCGGTAAAGATCGAGATACCCAAGCTAAATCCTAAACTTAAAAAGGCTCTGGCAAAGATGGAAAAAGAGTGA
- a CDS encoding M20/M25/M40 family metallo-hydrolase — MNKKKVISEFSELVSIQSVSPDPKRFRELLEAAEFLSEKLKSLGFFVKKYGGEKAPPLLVAKLEASQNQKKARTVGIYGHYDVQPEDPLGEWKTPPFKLSKSKGRFWGRGVSDNKGPIIQNLAAVENLIERKELNSNTIIVIEGEEESGSAHFEKFLKKALPTVSKADAFYVTDVEMQHNCTPQIFYALRGLVYFELQIKTGKKDLHSGTYGNAVLNPAQALCEILSRMKCSKTGLINIPGFYKELKKVSPKESRLLRKTFHRAKEKEEAEVFEMCYSDKKEPHLSSKARPSMDINGIFSGYTGEGAKTIIPHSATAKFSFRLVERQTPERMEKLVRRFVEKNVPKEARFKLELLGKAAPFYTPPNSPFIKSTARVLSEVFGKETLLNRDGASIPAAEILQRLLKKPVILTGFANPGCNMHAPNENFSEINFWKGIDALERIYSRD, encoded by the coding sequence ATGAATAAGAAAAAAGTAATTTCAGAATTTAGTGAACTTGTTTCCATCCAGTCAGTTTCACCCGACCCAAAAAGATTTCGCGAATTGCTGGAAGCCGCAGAATTCCTGTCTGAAAAGTTAAAGTCACTAGGATTTTTCGTAAAAAAATATGGCGGCGAAAAGGCGCCGCCCCTGTTAGTTGCAAAGCTTGAAGCCAGCCAAAACCAAAAGAAGGCAAGAACAGTTGGAATTTACGGCCACTACGATGTCCAGCCAGAAGACCCTCTTGGAGAATGGAAAACCCCTCCCTTCAAGCTGTCAAAAAGCAAAGGCCGGTTTTGGGGGAGGGGAGTTTCAGACAACAAGGGTCCGATTATCCAGAATCTTGCGGCAGTGGAAAACCTGATTGAACGAAAAGAGCTTAACAGCAACACCATAATTGTCATTGAAGGCGAAGAGGAATCCGGAAGCGCGCATTTCGAAAAATTCCTGAAAAAAGCCCTGCCCACTGTTTCAAAAGCGGATGCCTTTTACGTGACAGATGTGGAAATGCAGCATAACTGCACGCCGCAAATTTTTTATGCCCTGAGGGGTCTTGTCTATTTTGAGCTGCAAATTAAAACCGGGAAAAAAGACCTCCACTCTGGAACTTATGGAAATGCTGTCCTCAACCCTGCGCAGGCGCTTTGCGAGATTCTCTCCCGGATGAAATGCTCTAAAACGGGCCTGATAAACATTCCGGGGTTCTACAAGGAATTAAAAAAAGTAAGCCCAAAAGAATCCCGCCTCCTCAGGAAGACCTTCCATAGAGCCAAAGAAAAAGAAGAGGCAGAGGTCTTTGAAATGTGCTACTCTGACAAAAAAGAGCCGCACCTCTCGTCAAAAGCTCGCCCCTCGATGGACATAAACGGCATCTTCTCCGGCTACACTGGAGAAGGCGCAAAGACAATAATCCCGCATTCCGCTACAGCAAAGTTCTCCTTCCGCCTTGTAGAGCGCCAAACTCCAGAACGCATGGAAAAGCTTGTAAGAAGATTCGTGGAAAAAAATGTTCCAAAAGAAGCCAGATTTAAGCTTGAATTGCTTGGCAAAGCAGCCCCATTCTACACACCACCCAATAGCCCCTTCATAAAAAGCACAGCAAGGGTTCTCAGCGAAGTTTTCGGAAAAGAAACCCTGCTTAACAGGGACGGAGCAAGCATTCCGGCAGCGGAAATCCTGCAGCGCCTCCTCAAAAAGCCCGTAATCCTCACGGGCTTTGCAAACCCCGGGTGCAACATGCACGCCCCAAACGAGAACTTCTCAGAGATTAACTTCTGGAAGGGGATTGATGCGCTTGAGAGAATTTACTCACGGGATTAG